One stretch of Acidicapsa acidisoli DNA includes these proteins:
- a CDS encoding MOSC and FAD-binding oxidoreductase domain-containing protein, with the protein MKRRYRHAALSATKEVGWSSVERQSIVHSLISVNVGLPRDIAWQGRIVHTAVWKRSVAGRVMARRLNLDGDGQGDLAGHGGEHRAVMVYQLDSYRHWEAYLRRHDFEYGQFGENLTVDGLPDNEVCIGDRYRIGGALFEVTQPRVTCYRVGIRMKNPAMPALLVSHRRPGFYFRVIEEGEIGAGDEIVKVVDGPEHVTVQEIDRLLYLPGRTPDQLQRALRIPALSAGWKSSFQSLVAAEEKHDRGGNASFAPSSAPPEMWRGFRSLRVAAVQRESGDVLSFVLESENRSPLPAPLPGQFLVFKLELEKDSDLILRSYSMSGPPGTGTYRISVKRAAGAGSRYFHDRVRAGDLLQVSAPRGSFTLAPGNRPVALLSAGIGVTAVLSMLHSLADGAANSTREVWWCYGTRNRTEHPFAAEARALLLGLPQNHSFVAYSKPEVGDQSGKDYDICGHLNLSSLQQLRVPKEADFYLCGPAAFLRDFTADLKSWGVPVSCIHSEVFGAESSKTPGIASATSVSPHPPVENVGTGPKVSFTRSGLTVPWNSRYESLLEFAEACDVPVRWACRTGVCHNCECGLIDGRISYAPEPLDRPAEGNILICCSTPLTAVELDL; encoded by the coding sequence ATGAAACGGCGGTATCGTCATGCTGCCCTTTCCGCAACAAAAGAGGTCGGCTGGAGCTCCGTCGAAAGGCAAAGCATCGTGCATTCGCTTATCTCTGTGAACGTCGGTCTTCCACGCGACATTGCCTGGCAAGGCAGGATAGTGCACACCGCTGTCTGGAAACGATCCGTGGCAGGCAGGGTGATGGCGCGGCGACTGAATCTCGATGGCGATGGACAGGGCGATCTAGCGGGGCACGGTGGAGAGCATCGCGCCGTCATGGTGTATCAGCTCGACTCTTATCGCCACTGGGAGGCGTATCTCCGAAGACACGACTTTGAGTATGGCCAGTTCGGCGAAAACCTGACAGTCGATGGTCTGCCAGATAACGAGGTTTGTATCGGAGATCGCTACAGGATCGGTGGCGCGCTGTTTGAAGTAACTCAGCCGCGCGTCACCTGTTATCGCGTCGGCATACGAATGAAGAACCCGGCGATGCCAGCGCTGCTGGTTTCGCATCGGAGACCGGGCTTTTATTTCCGAGTCATCGAAGAAGGGGAAATTGGTGCGGGAGACGAGATCGTGAAGGTCGTCGACGGACCAGAGCATGTCACTGTCCAGGAAATCGATAGACTGCTTTACCTGCCCGGCCGCACGCCGGATCAACTGCAACGTGCTCTGCGCATCCCAGCACTCAGCGCGGGTTGGAAGAGCTCGTTCCAATCGCTGGTCGCGGCCGAAGAGAAACACGACCGGGGTGGAAATGCGAGCTTTGCTCCGTCTTCCGCGCCACCTGAGATGTGGCGCGGGTTTCGCTCACTGCGAGTTGCGGCGGTACAACGCGAGAGTGGTGACGTGCTCTCGTTTGTTTTGGAGTCAGAAAACCGCAGCCCATTACCGGCGCCTCTTCCCGGTCAATTTCTCGTTTTCAAACTCGAACTGGAAAAGGATTCAGATCTAATCCTGCGAAGCTATTCGATGTCCGGTCCGCCGGGGACGGGAACGTATCGCATCAGCGTGAAGCGTGCCGCTGGCGCAGGGAGTCGCTACTTTCATGACCGGGTTCGGGCTGGCGATCTGCTACAGGTGAGCGCGCCGAGAGGCAGCTTCACACTTGCTCCGGGCAACAGGCCTGTTGCCTTGCTCAGCGCCGGTATCGGGGTGACCGCGGTTCTCTCAATGCTTCACTCGCTTGCGGATGGCGCCGCAAACTCAACGCGAGAAGTCTGGTGGTGTTACGGTACTCGAAATCGCACGGAGCACCCATTTGCCGCAGAGGCGCGAGCCCTTCTCCTCGGTCTTCCCCAGAATCATTCCTTCGTCGCATATAGCAAGCCGGAAGTTGGAGATCAGTCAGGTAAGGATTACGATATCTGCGGACACCTGAATCTCTCATCCTTGCAACAGCTCCGGGTACCGAAGGAAGCGGACTTCTATCTCTGTGGACCGGCTGCTTTCCTTCGCGACTTTACCGCTGACTTGAAGTCGTGGGGTGTCCCTGTCTCCTGTATCCATTCCGAGGTATTCGGCGCTGAATCGTCGAAAACACCCGGAATCGCGAGCGCCACGTCCGTTTCTCCGCATCCGCCCGTCGAAAACGTTGGCACCGGACCGAAGGTTTCCTTCACACGCAGCGGTCTCACAGTGCCGTGGAACTCGCGGTATGAAAGCCTCCTCGAATTCGCGGAAGCCTGCGATGTTCCCGTCAGGTGGGCCTGCCGGACGGGTGTCTGCCACAATTGCGAGTGCGGGTTGATCGATGGAAGGATCAGCTACGCGCCCGAGCCGCTCGATCGGCCAGCCGAAGGGAACATTTTGATCTGTTGCTCAACTCCGCTGACCGCGGTCGAACTCGATCTCTGA
- a CDS encoding choice-of-anchor D domain-containing protein, producing the protein MTPVLPAVATILVFLPLVLRADNRTYTLSGGTFVAGTAVGQTIAVKGAPLSSSGAVLAFSCPITTYGAGTYQVNWTCQGGAISIVTQDKSLSFTGQFVSGSMELTATGGGRGSRLTESYRFAGEFSGIVTANGVTQRSYGSVEQLVQSGSIVGLAGAPVTSGSFGWNSAYSPLLVGDNTKGRVVASDNITGANLTAYGSMGRATGQFTAISGIAEDPSGRIYILDSVVDRVVRIDDLTGKNWVEIGGYGIGADHFNAPSGLAVDAAGKIWVADSGNNRIVRFDDMLGTNWTSFGSAGSGKNQFINPIDIALDAQGMIYVADAGNNRVVRFSDLKGTNWASLSEVLSGTTAYLLTTPKAVAVGPGGNVYIALGGTSPSLIETSFPSRAGSTISTWSNPITSISLDRAGTIYVAGEFTPGLAQINDAAATGYFGSALGGAVPRSGPVYARPSTTPPPAAPLFSASALNFGNRNVGEPSAPYVLGLANLGATALTIDSISASADFPLAKNCPASLAGGASCPVAVQFDPKATGPRPSELVLTSSGVHPSLDVALSGVGTTPTAVVLPASLLFISQQLGSSSGASEVTLSNTGSGPLTITSIAVSGQFAETNNCGKTLTAGGGCTINVSFKPTTVGADAGLLTISDDAVSTGAHQVISLSGTGIGGPPSVGLSPESLQFPDQEIGTTSVKQVITLTNVSTAALTLGKPTFPTEFKVTSTCGATLAKGASCAFSVSFAPQVTGAIAGALTLPIAGQPTLSITLSGTGSSAGKGAVLKFTPSAVNFGPVAVGEDVSQTVTVTNTSGLPTAIQSSALTATGGLTLTHNTCPAILAGLGSCSVTIQFVPSSVALSFSGTFTVIEGSGAKIVATITGQSVVNGN; encoded by the coding sequence ATGACGCCTGTCCTGCCCGCCGTCGCCACTATTCTCGTCTTTCTTCCACTGGTTCTTCGCGCGGACAATCGTACCTATACGCTCTCGGGAGGAACTTTCGTCGCTGGAACCGCGGTGGGCCAGACTATTGCGGTCAAGGGTGCTCCTCTCTCATCAAGCGGAGCAGTCCTTGCGTTTTCTTGTCCAATTACGACGTATGGAGCGGGTACTTATCAAGTGAACTGGACCTGCCAGGGTGGGGCCATATCGATCGTTACCCAAGACAAATCTCTTTCCTTTACGGGGCAGTTCGTTTCGGGCTCGATGGAATTGACTGCAACCGGTGGAGGCCGAGGCAGCCGTCTCACCGAGTCCTACAGGTTTGCCGGAGAGTTCAGCGGAATCGTGACGGCAAACGGTGTAACGCAGAGATCCTACGGCTCTGTAGAGCAGTTGGTGCAATCAGGCTCGATTGTTGGTCTGGCCGGTGCTCCGGTCACCAGCGGCAGCTTTGGTTGGAACTCTGCCTACAGCCCTCTTTTGGTCGGAGACAACACCAAGGGGCGCGTCGTGGCAAGCGACAACATTACGGGGGCGAATCTAACGGCCTATGGAAGCATGGGGCGGGCCACCGGCCAGTTTACGGCCATCTCCGGGATTGCCGAGGATCCCAGTGGACGCATATATATCCTCGATTCCGTGGTAGACAGGGTTGTACGGATAGATGATCTCACCGGCAAGAACTGGGTCGAGATTGGCGGCTATGGGATCGGAGCAGATCATTTCAACGCTCCGTCAGGATTGGCTGTCGACGCTGCAGGCAAGATCTGGGTGGCGGACTCCGGTAATAACCGCATCGTCCGCTTTGACGACATGCTGGGAACAAATTGGACGTCGTTCGGCAGCGCCGGCAGCGGCAAGAATCAATTCATAAATCCAATCGACATTGCCCTCGACGCTCAGGGGATGATTTATGTAGCCGATGCAGGGAATAATCGCGTTGTTCGGTTCAGCGATCTCAAGGGTACAAACTGGGCCAGTCTTTCCGAGGTATTGAGCGGAACCACCGCCTACCTGCTGACTACTCCCAAGGCCGTCGCCGTCGGTCCTGGAGGCAATGTCTACATTGCGCTCGGTGGAACCAGTCCTTCTCTGATTGAAACGTCCTTTCCTTCGCGTGCTGGTTCAACCATAAGTACGTGGAGTAATCCCATCACTTCGATCAGCCTGGACAGGGCCGGAACCATCTACGTTGCGGGAGAGTTCACTCCGGGGCTGGCACAGATCAACGATGCGGCGGCAACCGGCTACTTCGGTTCTGCACTAGGCGGCGCGGTTCCGCGGTCGGGACCTGTGTATGCCCGGCCTTCAACAACTCCGCCGCCTGCAGCGCCACTATTTTCTGCGTCTGCGCTTAATTTCGGAAACCGCAACGTCGGCGAACCGAGCGCCCCATACGTGCTGGGTCTCGCCAACCTGGGTGCCACTGCGTTGACAATCGATTCCATTTCGGCAAGTGCAGATTTCCCACTGGCCAAGAATTGCCCCGCCAGTTTGGCGGGAGGCGCCTCGTGCCCCGTCGCTGTCCAGTTTGATCCAAAAGCCACCGGCCCGCGGCCGAGCGAACTGGTGCTGACTTCGAGTGGTGTACATCCCTCATTGGACGTCGCTCTGAGCGGAGTTGGAACAACGCCCACGGCGGTTGTTCTGCCGGCATCGCTGCTTTTCATCTCACAGCAGCTCGGAAGTAGCAGCGGAGCATCCGAAGTAACCCTGTCGAATACAGGATCGGGGCCGCTCACCATCACCTCGATTGCAGTAAGCGGCCAGTTCGCAGAGACCAACAACTGCGGAAAAACCCTGACGGCGGGGGGTGGGTGCACAATCAATGTGAGCTTCAAGCCCACAACAGTGGGCGCCGATGCCGGCCTGTTGACGATCTCCGATGACGCGGTTTCTACAGGTGCGCATCAGGTGATAAGTCTATCTGGGACCGGAATTGGAGGGCCGCCGTCCGTTGGCCTGTCGCCGGAGAGTCTGCAATTTCCCGATCAGGAAATTGGAACCACGAGCGTTAAGCAGGTCATTACTCTCACGAACGTGTCCACGGCCGCGTTGACCCTTGGCAAGCCCACCTTCCCGACCGAATTCAAGGTTACAAGCACCTGTGGAGCGACGCTGGCCAAAGGAGCAAGCTGCGCGTTCAGCGTGTCCTTCGCACCTCAGGTTACAGGCGCGATTGCCGGAGCGCTCACCCTGCCTATCGCTGGGCAGCCCACTCTTTCAATCACTCTGTCCGGAACCGGAAGCTCTGCAGGTAAAGGGGCTGTGCTGAAGTTCACCCCATCTGCAGTCAACTTTGGTCCGGTCGCCGTTGGAGAGGATGTTTCGCAGACAGTCACAGTCACGAACACCTCTGGTCTGCCTACCGCGATTCAATCGAGCGCACTTACCGCTACGGGCGGGTTGACGCTGACGCACAATACCTGCCCTGCGATACTCGCCGGGTTGGGGAGCTGCAGCGTCACCATCCAATTTGTGCCGAGCAGCGTTGCTCTCTCCTTCAGCGGGACGTTCACGGTCATTGAAGGGAGTGGCGCTAAGATTGTGGCCACGATTACGGGGCAATCTGTAGTCAACGGCAATTGA
- a CDS encoding sensor histidine kinase: protein MSDDLKLDTKRPSGFVYLFVARLVSFVSRHSASLLLLLISCVVGTVGIFVIRDLQAANREAQDMYTGSVHGLQRIGELQYDTQETRRATLYALTTSDSNLQIEYADQSRNADQRVKEGIAEYQLQAKQPVEIAIGDRLTRDWTQYLNIRDEVLASILEGSTKEAVSLDLVGGVQAFERVHSDLKEFKQLYDEEAAARRANLVASSRRSTVRLIAVFSIAFLTSCAAAWAIQKSKTMSAIQLAKLQMEFVASVSHELRTPLAVLSSAADNIADGLVHDKASLRKYGGVLQNQSRRMGALIDEILLFASTEDRSQRYVLQPIQVAQVIDSVISNSEGLIRDRNFILDRKIEPDLPLVMGDFGGISQCLHNLIGNALKYGGDERWISIEAFLAPSGYTASREICIAVADRGIGIEASEIGRIFEPFYRSPRVTARQIHGTGLGLSLAQRIAEAMGGRITVVSTANVGTTFTLHLQIAKGAELHLAPAGGQQTSSPS from the coding sequence ATGAGCGACGACCTCAAACTCGATACCAAGCGCCCATCCGGATTTGTGTATCTGTTTGTGGCGAGACTGGTCAGTTTCGTCTCGCGTCACAGCGCTTCGCTCCTGTTGCTACTTATATCCTGTGTTGTTGGCACGGTTGGCATCTTTGTGATTCGTGACCTGCAGGCAGCAAACCGTGAGGCCCAGGATATGTATACCGGCTCGGTTCACGGGCTCCAGCGGATCGGCGAATTACAGTACGACACTCAAGAGACGCGGCGTGCTACTTTGTATGCTTTGACGACCAGCGACAGTAATCTCCAGATTGAATATGCGGACCAGTCCCGCAATGCAGACCAGCGCGTGAAAGAGGGGATTGCAGAATATCAGCTACAAGCGAAACAGCCTGTTGAGATAGCAATCGGCGACCGCTTGACCCGTGATTGGACCCAGTATCTCAACATTCGCGATGAAGTACTTGCCTCGATTCTCGAAGGTAGCACAAAGGAGGCGGTCAGCCTTGATCTTGTGGGAGGGGTGCAGGCGTTTGAACGAGTTCATAGCGATCTTAAGGAATTCAAACAACTTTACGATGAAGAAGCAGCGGCGCGCCGGGCTAATCTGGTAGCATCCTCACGCCGCTCGACGGTAAGGCTGATTGCGGTATTTAGCATCGCATTTCTGACCTCCTGTGCAGCGGCTTGGGCCATCCAGAAAAGCAAGACGATGAGCGCGATCCAACTTGCAAAACTACAGATGGAGTTTGTCGCCTCTGTATCCCATGAGTTGCGAACGCCGCTGGCCGTGCTCAGTTCGGCGGCAGACAATATCGCCGATGGGCTGGTACATGATAAGGCGTCTCTCAGGAAATACGGGGGCGTGCTCCAGAATCAGAGTCGCCGCATGGGCGCACTGATTGACGAGATATTGCTCTTCGCCTCCACCGAGGACCGGAGTCAGCGATACGTGCTGCAGCCAATTCAAGTTGCCCAGGTAATCGACTCAGTTATTTCCAATTCGGAGGGGCTGATTCGAGACAGGAACTTCATCCTGGATCGCAAGATCGAACCGGATCTGCCACTCGTGATGGGCGACTTCGGAGGAATCTCTCAGTGCCTTCACAATCTCATCGGCAACGCATTGAAGTATGGTGGCGACGAACGATGGATATCTATAGAAGCCTTTCTTGCGCCTTCGGGGTACACTGCAAGCCGGGAGATATGCATTGCCGTCGCCGATCGTGGAATCGGTATCGAAGCGTCGGAAATCGGGCGCATTTTTGAACCGTTTTATCGCAGTCCCAGGGTTACAGCCCGCCAGATTCACGGAACAGGCTTGGGACTCTCGTTGGCGCAACGGATCGCGGAAGCGATGGGAGGCAGGATCACCGTGGTAAGCACCGCGAATGTGGGAACAACGTTTACGTTGCACCTTCAAATTGCGAAAGGGGCGGAACTGCATTTGGCTCCTGCCGGAGGCCAGCAAACGTCGTCACCGTCATGA
- a CDS encoding pirin-like C-terminal cupin domain-containing protein, with product MARAGPLEIRFLLVSGKLIEEPLAWHGPIVMNTQMELRQAIMGLQNRTFIR from the coding sequence GTGGCGCGGGCCGGGCCGTTAGAGATTCGCTTCCTTCTGGTCTCGGGCAAGCTGATCGAGGAGCCGCTGGCGTGGCATGGACCGATCGTGATGAACACGCAGATGGAGCTACGGCAGGCGATAATGGGGCTGCAGAACCGAACATTCATCCGGTAG
- a CDS encoding type 2 periplasmic-binding domain-containing protein, producing MKPRTSIVALLLLAVLSRPEGGMTLGPKDSETSSDDRSTPSESLAIVVNKSNPIDELSFVELRRVFLGERSHWSNGRRITVVMREPGEPERRTILREVCTMNEAQFKTHLLGGLFTGDILVSPKILAAPSGVRKFVFNVPGAIGYLRMSDVDATIKVVRVDKLLPEDRGYRLRIRAEAGN from the coding sequence ATGAAGCCCAGAACCTCAATCGTCGCCCTGTTGCTTCTGGCTGTGCTATCGCGGCCCGAGGGAGGCATGACGCTGGGGCCAAAGGATTCCGAGACGTCTTCAGACGATCGTAGTACTCCGTCCGAATCGCTGGCGATCGTAGTGAACAAATCGAATCCGATTGACGAGCTCTCGTTTGTTGAACTGCGCCGAGTGTTCTTGGGAGAACGCAGTCACTGGTCAAACGGGCGGCGAATCACGGTTGTCATGCGCGAACCGGGAGAACCGGAACGACGGACAATCCTTCGTGAAGTCTGTACTATGAACGAAGCGCAGTTCAAGACGCACTTACTTGGCGGCCTGTTTACAGGCGATATCTTGGTGTCTCCCAAGATCCTTGCAGCACCCTCCGGTGTCCGAAAATTTGTCTTCAATGTGCCGGGAGCGATAGGCTACCTGCGGATGAGCGACGTCGACGCAACTATAAAAGTTGTGCGCGTTGACAAACTACTCCCCGAAGATAGAGGCTACAGGCTCCGTATAAGAGCTGAGGCTGGCAATTGA
- a CDS encoding alpha/beta fold hydrolase has protein sequence MKRRSEAWVQLGSNCCRKPCIWDCSDATPAPKNQQLSTSVVISGPGGRRFESFLPDRLKPAAFHEYFRKFTPPLLVIWGKHDPYFVPAGAEAFRRDIPGVTVQFLDTGHFALETHVEEVAAAMRDFLGKTLG, from the coding sequence TTGAAACGCAGATCGGAAGCTTGGGTCCAACTTGGGTCCAATTGCTGCCGAAAACCATGTATTTGGGACTGCTCAGACGCAACACCAGCCCCAAAGAATCAACAACTTAGTACATCGGTTGTTATTTCGGGACCAGGGGGTAGGAGGTTCGAATCATTTCTCCCCGACCGTCTAAAGCCTGCCGCCTTCCACGAGTACTTCCGAAAGTTTACTCCCCCACTGCTGGTAATCTGGGGCAAGCACGATCCATATTTTGTCCCGGCCGGCGCGGAGGCATTCCGCCGGGACATTCCAGGCGTTACGGTTCAGTTTCTCGACACAGGGCATTTCGCTCTTGAGACGCATGTGGAAGAGGTCGCTGCCGCAATGAGAGATTTCCTTGGGAAGACTCTCGGCTGA
- a CDS encoding beta-class carbonic anhydrase, whose protein sequence is MSLIDHAIAANRKNAQHHDPSLANKPAPKIAILTCMDPRVNQLLEWLDIKPADADVIRNVGTAATEDVVRSLMFSIHVLGVREIMIVGHTGCGMEIFSEEAFENHIHTLTGVYAVSPDKFHCYSDVNLVTQKQVLKLRSHPWIPSDIVIRGFVFDLSTGELREVTPKDANNLVAV, encoded by the coding sequence ATGAGCTTGATCGATCACGCGATTGCGGCCAACCGCAAGAATGCACAGCACCATGATCCTTCGCTGGCAAACAAGCCTGCTCCTAAGATTGCAATCCTCACGTGTATGGACCCTCGCGTGAACCAACTGCTCGAATGGCTAGACATCAAACCCGCTGACGCGGATGTGATTCGGAACGTCGGAACGGCAGCAACGGAAGATGTTGTGCGGTCTCTCATGTTTTCAATTCACGTTCTCGGCGTGCGGGAAATCATGATCGTCGGGCACACTGGCTGCGGAATGGAAATCTTTTCGGAAGAAGCGTTTGAGAACCACATTCACACACTAACCGGCGTGTACGCAGTATCTCCCGATAAATTCCATTGCTATTCCGACGTGAATCTGGTTACGCAAAAGCAGGTACTAAAACTCAGGTCGCACCCGTGGATTCCCTCGGACATTGTGATTCGTGGATTTGTTTTTGATTTGTCGACAGGCGAACTGAGAGAAGTAACGCCGAAGGACGCAAATAATCTAGTGGCTGTCTGA
- a CDS encoding response regulator transcription factor, which yields MNESILIVEDEEELCLTLGDRLRSEGYSVEFAGDGQAGLEKATRLPFHLIILDIMLPLRSGLDVCAELRQRGLSTPILLLTARSQTIDKIAGLKIGADDYVTKPFDTSELMARIEVLLRRAPFRNEIEPRRGQNIYRFGQIVIDIQSTKVTQDGKSVDLTDREFRLLHYFAKHPRVTLSREELLREVWGHKSGTLTRTVDVHVASLRQKLEPFPKKPELILTVPGAGYRFQA from the coding sequence ATGAACGAGAGCATTCTGATCGTCGAAGATGAAGAAGAATTATGCCTCACGCTCGGGGACCGCCTGCGGAGCGAAGGATACTCAGTGGAATTTGCCGGCGATGGCCAGGCCGGCCTCGAAAAGGCAACTCGACTGCCCTTTCATCTCATTATCCTGGATATCATGCTACCGCTCCGCAGCGGACTGGATGTGTGCGCCGAACTCCGCCAACGCGGATTATCGACTCCGATTTTGCTTTTGACAGCGCGCAGCCAGACAATCGACAAGATAGCGGGATTGAAGATAGGCGCGGATGATTATGTCACCAAGCCCTTCGATACGTCTGAACTGATGGCTCGTATTGAGGTCCTCTTACGTCGAGCTCCATTCAGAAATGAGATTGAGCCCAGAAGAGGGCAAAATATCTATCGATTCGGCCAGATAGTAATAGATATTCAGAGTACCAAGGTCACTCAAGACGGCAAATCTGTCGATCTAACAGATCGTGAATTTCGTCTGTTGCATTACTTCGCGAAACATCCCAGAGTAACCCTGTCTCGGGAAGAACTGCTACGGGAAGTGTGGGGTCACAAGTCCGGAACATTGACTCGAACCGTCGATGTCCATGTCGCCAGCCTGCGTCAGAAGCTGGAGCCGTTTCCCAAAAAACCCGAGCTTATTCTTACAGTTCCCGGAGCCGGTTACCGATTTCAAGCGTGA
- a CDS encoding SDR family NAD(P)-dependent oxidoreductase — translation MNINFVGRTVVVAGGTGGLGKSVTQAFLEEGAKVVVTYRREE, via the coding sequence TTGAATATCAACTTTGTCGGACGCACGGTTGTAGTCGCTGGCGGTACAGGTGGCCTGGGAAAATCAGTAACTCAGGCCTTTCTCGAAGAGGGCGCGAAAGTGGTAGTCACTTATCGCAGAGAAGAATAG
- a CDS encoding SDR family NAD(P)-dependent oxidoreductase: MKLAADSHSSSLEGRQVDVTDEAETAHFIDEVLSLHGALDVLVNTVGGYTGGMKLWEITTKTLEQMLALNLRSGFTLARAAMPAMLKAGRGSIINIASKAAIDHGAGAAAYSASKAAAVALMDSLAADAMGSGVRVNSILPSIIDTPANRAAMPQADFATWPKPEDIAQVILFLSSEHAKTIHGAAVPVYGNA; encoded by the coding sequence CTGAAGCTTGCTGCCGATTCGCATTCGTCTTCACTTGAAGGCCGGCAAGTCGATGTCACCGACGAAGCGGAGACAGCACACTTCATCGATGAAGTGCTCTCGCTCCACGGCGCTCTCGATGTGCTCGTGAACACGGTGGGGGGATACACCGGCGGCATGAAGCTATGGGAGATAACGACAAAGACCCTTGAACAGATGCTGGCTCTAAATCTCCGTTCAGGGTTCACTCTTGCGCGCGCTGCCATGCCCGCGATGTTGAAGGCGGGTCGCGGCTCCATCATAAACATCGCGTCAAAGGCAGCGATCGATCATGGAGCGGGCGCCGCCGCGTATTCCGCCTCAAAAGCCGCTGCCGTGGCTCTCATGGACTCGCTCGCCGCGGACGCCATGGGTTCAGGAGTGCGAGTGAACTCGATTCTCCCAAGCATAATCGACACTCCGGCAAATCGGGCAGCCATGCCGCAAGCGGACTTCGCGACCTGGCCCAAGCCCGAGGACATTGCCCAGGTCATTTTGTTCCTGTCCAGCGAACACGCAAAGACAATTCACGGCGCGGCCGTGCCGGTCTATGGCAATGCTTGA
- a CDS encoding protoglobin domain-containing protein produces the protein MIHATKEIPGYAYGSKDIQLSPVSMQELEELKVTVGWTDDDPIYLRLAGEVLEDQTKQIVDHWRNGIIASIPDLARHSQTPEGDRIPAYVANSGERFEQWILDTCRRPYDQDWLNYQLEIARRHTSASKNKVDGVRSTPYVPLRDILAFIVVINETIKPYLAAKGHSAEDVAKMHLAWCKSLQLQTALWTKLYMDTAHTPSEW, from the coding sequence GTGATTCACGCCACCAAAGAAATCCCAGGGTATGCCTACGGCAGCAAAGACATTCAACTCTCGCCGGTCTCGATGCAGGAACTGGAAGAGCTAAAGGTCACGGTAGGGTGGACGGATGATGATCCCATCTATCTGCGTCTCGCGGGAGAAGTGCTCGAAGACCAGACAAAGCAAATCGTCGACCACTGGCGCAACGGCATCATCGCGAGTATTCCCGATCTTGCGCGCCACTCTCAGACGCCCGAAGGCGATCGTATTCCCGCATATGTTGCCAACAGCGGCGAGCGTTTTGAGCAGTGGATATTGGACACTTGCCGGCGGCCTTATGACCAGGACTGGCTCAACTATCAGCTGGAAATTGCCCGCAGACATACTTCGGCAAGTAAGAACAAGGTTGACGGAGTGCGTTCGACCCCCTATGTTCCTTTGCGCGACATCCTGGCCTTCATCGTGGTCATCAACGAAACCATCAAACCGTATCTTGCTGCCAAGGGACATTCCGCTGAAGATGTTGCTAAGATGCACCTCGCCTGGTGTAAGTCTCTGCAGCTTCAAACTGCGCTTTGGACAAAGCTCTATATGGACACGGCCCACACGCCAAGTGAGTGGTGA
- a CDS encoding MEDS domain-containing protein yields the protein MKRPLQPISLAGSLLGEVRHVCAFFANDDEEYRVLLPFIREGLSCGDKAIQVINPEARQKHLQRLAEVGIDSTAHQQSGQLQIRNNTEVYLRDGQFDQDRMLAAFEEMAASARSAEGFRLSRIVCRMDWASGDQSHIEDVIEFESRVNDVWRRYDDAVICTYHLAKLSGDAVIDIMRTHPMVIIGGASPTKPLFHAS from the coding sequence ATGAAGCGCCCTCTGCAGCCAATTTCTCTCGCTGGCTCTCTACTCGGTGAAGTGCGCCACGTCTGCGCATTTTTCGCGAACGACGATGAAGAATATCGCGTATTACTTCCCTTCATCCGGGAGGGTCTGTCCTGCGGAGACAAAGCCATACAAGTCATCAATCCCGAGGCGCGCCAAAAGCATCTGCAGCGTCTAGCTGAGGTGGGCATCGACTCGACCGCTCATCAGCAAAGCGGACAGCTTCAGATCCGAAACAATACCGAAGTCTATCTACGAGATGGACAATTCGATCAAGACCGGATGCTTGCAGCATTCGAAGAGATGGCGGCTTCTGCCAGGAGTGCAGAAGGATTCCGACTGAGTCGCATCGTGTGCCGGATGGATTGGGCGTCGGGAGATCAATCTCATATCGAGGATGTGATCGAGTTTGAATCGCGTGTGAACGATGTTTGGCGCCGATATGACGACGCAGTTATCTGCACTTACCATCTCGCTAAGCTCAGCGGAGATGCCGTAATTGACATCATGCGGACGCACCCGATGGTCATTATTGGGGGGGCATCTCCAACAAAACCCCTTTTTCACGCGTCCTGA